The sequence ATCGTACTCAGTCACGCATGCGGCGTCGGCTCGCTCCTGGCACCACGCGAGGTGCGGGCCATTATTGCCGCGCAGATCGCCAATTTTGCCCACGGCCACTCAGGCGTGCGGCCGGAAATCGTCAGAAACCTGGCTGCCTTTCTCGAGAGGGATTGCATTCCCGATGTGCCGTCGAAAGGCTCAGCCGGCTATCTCACCCACAATGCCCACAGTGCGCTCGTCTTGATTGGGGAGGGATCTGCGCGCGTCGCCGGTCGTCCGATGCACGGGCGCGACGCGTTGACGGCGATCGGTCTAGCGCCACTCGTCCTCAAGGCCAAAGAAGGGTTGAGCCTTGTCAATGGCACGGCTTGCGCGACCGGCCTTTCGAGCATCGCTCTCGCACGTGCCGCGCGCCTTCTCGATTGGGCCGATGCAATCGCCGCTCTTACCCTGGAAGCTGCCGGCTGCCAGCTGGCAGCATTCGACGAAGCCGTGCTTGCGCTTCGTCCTTCGAGGGGTATCGCGACGGTCGGCGCGTCGATCCGCAATCGCCTTTCGGGCAGTGGGCTTGTTGCGGTCGCCCTCGCAAGGCGTACGCAGGATGCGCTGAGCCTGCGTGCGGTACCGCATGCCCATGGCGGCGCGCGCGATATATTCGTGCAGTCAGCCGGGATCGTCGACCGGGAGCTCGCGTCCGTCACCGACAATCCGGCGATCTCGGGCACGCCGGACAATCCGATCGTCTCGTCCGAAGCGCATGCCGTTGCTCCGGCACTCGCGCAGGCGATCGACAGCCTTGCGGTCGCAATCGCTCAAATCGGCGCGATGAGCGAGCGGCGAATTGATCGGCTTGTCAATCCGCTGGTAAGCGGCCTTCCGCCTTTCCTTGCCAGTGATGCCGGCAGCGATTCCGGCTTCATGATCGCCCAGTATACGGCTGCCGCGCTCAGTAATGAGAACCGCCGTCTTGCTGCTCCCGCCTCGTTGGATGGCGGCCTGACATCGGGTCTGCAGGAGGATTTTCTCGCGCATCCGACAGCTGCTGCAAACAAGCTGCTTACCGTCATCGATAATGCTGAATACATCCTTGCGATCGAACTGATGGCTGCAGCACAGGCCCATGATTTTCTCGAGGCGACAGCGCCGAGGGCGAGGGGCACGGAAGAAATCCATGTTATCGTGCGTGCGCATGTGCAGCACTATGCCGACGACCGCCCGCTTGCTGGGGACGTGGAGACATTGCGCATTTTGCTTCGGGATCGGTCGCCGCCGACGGGTATTTGAAGGGTTGCCATGATCGCTCGTTTCGACGTCGCTGTGATCGGCCTTGGCGCCATGGGAAGCGCAGCACTTGCATTTCTCGCCGCCCGTGGCGTCAAGGTGATTGGCATCGACGCTTATTTTCCCGCACATGCGA is a genomic window of Rhizobium etli 8C-3 containing:
- a CDS encoding HAL/PAL/TAL family ammonia-lyase codes for the protein MTVTIGDRLGWRDIAEVGEGAALALSPAAEERIAHAARIVGCIVDSGVRAYGINTGVGALSDTVVDRSSQSRLSRNIVLSHACGVGSLLAPREVRAIIAAQIANFAHGHSGVRPEIVRNLAAFLERDCIPDVPSKGSAGYLTHNAHSALVLIGEGSARVAGRPMHGRDALTAIGLAPLVLKAKEGLSLVNGTACATGLSSIALARAARLLDWADAIAALTLEAAGCQLAAFDEAVLALRPSRGIATVGASIRNRLSGSGLVAVALARRTQDALSLRAVPHAHGGARDIFVQSAGIVDRELASVTDNPAISGTPDNPIVSSEAHAVAPALAQAIDSLAVAIAQIGAMSERRIDRLVNPLVSGLPPFLASDAGSDSGFMIAQYTAAALSNENRRLAAPASLDGGLTSGLQEDFLAHPTAAANKLLTVIDNAEYILAIELMAAAQAHDFLEATAPRARGTEEIHVIVRAHVQHYADDRPLAGDVETLRILLRDRSPPTGI